A genomic stretch from Acinetobacter defluvii includes:
- a CDS encoding DNA translocase FtsK: MTFENYDLPEHDYQLAVETAYKTINGGSVSVLQRKLYWSYARAAAAVERMEVERVVSPMSPSGRREVYPEEMHQLWLENKALRESQRIVIELEKGRFVEHDPKELFFRVLRASKVLKTKKNWVHVMSMVGCGSTVAYRLCALFNVDPEGTVFEKKDAKEDIHMVDIAAFLKDYCDHG, encoded by the coding sequence ATGACATTTGAAAACTATGATTTACCAGAACATGATTACCAATTGGCAGTAGAAACAGCATACAAGACCATTAATGGCGGCAGTGTTTCAGTATTACAGCGTAAATTATATTGGAGTTATGCCCGTGCAGCCGCAGCCGTTGAGCGCATGGAAGTTGAACGTGTTGTCAGTCCTATGTCGCCTAGTGGTCGCCGTGAAGTCTATCCAGAAGAAATGCACCAACTATGGTTGGAAAATAAAGCATTAAGGGAAAGTCAGCGAATTGTTATTGAATTGGAAAAAGGACGTTTTGTTGAGCATGATCCGAAAGAATTGTTTTTTCGAGTATTACGTGCATCAAAAGTCTTAAAAACAAAAAAGAACTGGGTACATGTCATGAGCATGGTTGGTTGTGGCAGCACTGTAGCGTACCGTTTGTGTGCTTTATTTAATGTAGATCCTGAAGGCACAGTTTTTGAAAAAAAGGATGCTAAAGAAGATATTCACATGGTAGATATAGCGGCATTTTTAAAGGATTATTGCGATCATGGATGA